The genome window TTTCAGGTGATTGAGACGAACCCTGCGCCTGTCATGATTCCGCATCCCAGCGGTCCCAACAGGCGCAGGTCCAGGTCAGAATTCACCCGTATGACCGAATTTTTCTGACACACCATATATTGAGAAAACTCGCCCTCTCTCATAATTGGAAGACCAGCTTCGCGCTGTCTCCCAAATGTACGGCGGCCTGAGTTTTCATTTGTTTACAGATTTATTTCGTTTTAAAATTCATTGCATTTACCAGCCGATGGAGATCGCCACCGCCACAAGGACCATTTGCGTCAGCAGAATCCACCCGAAAAGCGGAACGAACCACTTCCACCAGGTTCCCAGTTTGACGCCGCCCAGAGCCGCGACAACCGGAGCGAAGGCCGTCGGCCAGAGGATGTTGGAAATGCCGTCGCCAAACTGAAACGCCAGAACCGCCACCTGTCGGGATACGCCGAGGACGTCCGCCAGAGGCGTCATGATCGGCATACTCGTGGCGGCCTGACCGGATCCGGAGGGGATCAGGAAGTTGAGCAGCGTCTGAGTGAGAAGCATGGCTTCCCCCGCAAGCCAGTTCGGAAGACCCGCGAGAGGAATCGACAGGCCGTAAACCACGGTGTCGATGATGTGCCCCTGACGCAGTACAACCAAAATTCCTCTGGCAAGGCCGATCATCATACAGGCCATGGTGACGTCGCAGAGGCTCCCCACCATCTTTTCAGCCACCTGATTGGGCCCCCAGCCCATGATGATGGCGGTGACGGCTCCCATGATAAGAAAGACGGCGCAGATTTCCTCGAAGTACCAGCCATAGGCCTGCGTCCCGTAAACGACAAGCACGATCATGGCTCCGAAGGCGAGCAGAACCAGCTTTTCCCGAAGGCCGAAAGGCTGTTCCGACAGGGTCTTCTCGTCCATGGCCAGCTTGCTGAAATCCTCTCCGTACACCAGGCTCTTCGTGGGGTCCGCCTGTATTTTCATGGCGTAGTGCATCGTATACAGCGCCCCCACCACCACCATCGACAGGTGACAAATCAGGCGATAGCCCCATCCGGACATGGGAGGCAGCTCCGCGACGCTCTGCGCGATTCCGACGGTGAAGGGGTTCATCACCGCACCGCTGTAACCCAGGCCAACGCCCAGCCCGATGATGGCCACGCCCACAATGGCGTCATACCCCATGGCAATGGCGATTCCCGCAAAAATCGGGATGAAGGGCAGCGCCTCCTCGAAGATACCCACCGTGGACGCGCCCACGCCCATGATGATCATGAAGATGGGGATGACCACAGCCCGGGATTTTCCCCGAAAGACCTTCAGCAAACCGGCCACCAGGCCGTTGAAGGCTCCGGAGGAGAGCAGAAGGCTGATGGAAGCGTAAGCCACAAACACGAAAAAGACCACTCCGGCGGCGTCCACCAGTCCTCCATAGATGGCCCGCACCGCGCCGAAAGGCCCCACCGGCGAGGGCGCCACGGGATGCCAGGTTCCCGCCACCACCACCGTTCGCCCCGCCGCATTCTGAGTCCGGTCAAATTCTCCCGCGGGCAGAATCCAGGACGCAATGGCGCAGAGAAAAATAATGCTCACCAGCAAAACATAAATATGGGGAAGCCTGAACTTCTTCTTTTCCACCCTGCTTTCCTGCAAATTTCCCGACGACTGTCCCTTCGATTCCTCTCCCACTGAAAAAACCTCCCTTTTGATTTATAGATTAAAATTTATAGAATAAAATTTATGGATCGAAATTGGAGCAAATTATAAACTATTTTCTGTTGTTTTTAAGATCGAGCTGCCTGGTGAAATCCTCCCGGACAGCGCGTCGAAAATCCCCGTCGTTCAGGATTTTGAGGGCCAGCAGAGCGAGAGTCTCCGCGCCCCGGGCCATGGCCTGGTGGGCTCTGGGCTTCAGCGTGGCCGCGGCGAACTCCGCCGTATGAAGGACGAGAGGTTCGTCTGTAATGGCCATCAGCGGCTGAATCGCGGGACAGCAGTAACTGACGTTGCCCACGTCCGTGGAGCCAATGGGGGGCGTGACCTCGGAGACGCGTTCTCCCAGGCCGGTCAGAATCCGCTCGACCTCCTTTTCCAGAGCGGAAACACGTATCATATCGGCGAAATCGGAAAATGTCGCGTTCCACGTCACCCTGCACTCCAAGGCCATAGCGGCGGCCTCCGCGCATTTCTGCACCATTTCGTCCACACTCCTGAGCTTCGCACTGGAGTTCGTTCGAAATTCCACCAGGAGCCGGACCAGTTCCGGGATGATGTTCGGGGTCTTCCCTCCCTCCAGAATGACGCCGTTGACGTGAATGTCCGGAGTGAAACACTCCCGACGGGCGTCGATCAGGTCCAGAAACTTTCGGGCCGCGGCCAGCGCCGAACGCCCCTCCCAGGGAGCCGCCACCGCGTGAGCGGACCTGCCGCGAAATTCCATTTCCAGACACCGAAGGCTCAGGGCATCCATATCCGGCTGACAAACACCGCCGCCGATGCTGTGCATCATCATCGCCACCGCCATACCGTCGAAAACGCCCTTCGCCGCCATTCCCACCTTCGCGCCGTCCCCTTCCTCGCCGGGGGTGCCGATGACGTGAATCCGGCCTCTGTAGCGATCCCGCAGCTCCAACAGGGCGAGCCCCGCCAGAACGGACAGAGAACCGTGCAGGTTGTGCCCGCACCCATGCCCAATATCGGGGAGCGCGTCGTACTCCACCATGATCGCCGCGTCCGGCCCCTCTCCGTTGTCCAGAAGGGCGCTGAAAGCCGTTTTGTACCCGCAGAAAGGATATTCCACCTGAAAACCGGCTTTTTTCAGAAGATCGACAATTTTAGCGCTCGACTCGAACTCCTTGTGAGGCAGCTCAGGGTGCGCGCCCAGGTCGTCGCTCAGAGCCACCGCAGCTTTCCGGTGTTTTTCGACGGCCTTTTTCACGATCTGTTCCAAATTTTTCTGTTCTGAATTTTTCTGATCCATATTTTTCTGATCCATATTTTTCTGACCTGCATTTTTCAGATCTGTACTTTGCTTTCCGGCCATCGCGCGGACACTCCCCTTTCGGCAGACAAAACCGTCCGAGGCGGGAGGAAATGCGTTCCGTCGCCCGGACGGTTTTTATCGCTTTTACGTTTTTCGATAATTTTACAGGATCTTCTTTATCGCCGCCGCCGCCTTTTTCGCCCGGCTGAGGGCGTCTTCCTCCGACCAGCCCAGCTTGATCGTGATGGAGATACAGCGGGCCATCCAGCGGTCGGATCCGGAAAAGTCCGCCTTGGAGTAGTCGGGCATCCCCTCCAGAATGTTGGGAGAAATGGCATTCGCAAAGCGGCGCTCTTTTAAATGCAGCCAGTTTCTGACGTAATGCCAGTTGTTGTCGTACCAGTGGAAAACTCCCTCCGTTCCGGCCTCCTTCAGCGACTGGGCCGCGAGCCGGGCCAGGGTCTCGTCCGGCATAAAGAAGGACAGAAAGGTGGCGCAGTCTCCCTCAGGATCCGGAAGTCGGCGGAAAGTGACCTCCGGAATCGCGGACAGCTCCTCTTTAAAGGGTTTTTTGTTCCGGCGCTGACGGGACAGGAAATTGTCCAGCTTCCCGATTTGGGCGCAGCCTATGGCCGCGTGCAGTTCGGAGATGCGGTAGTTGTAGCCGGGGAAGGGATGACCCTCCGCACCTCTGTCCTCGTTCAGGTGGTCGTGCCCGTGATCGTGGTACATGTCCGCCCGCTTATAGAGTTTTTCGTCGTTGGTGACCACAGCTCCGCCCTCTCCGCAGGTCACCATCTTGTTGAAATCGAAGGAGTAACATCCCGCGTCGCCGAGGCTTCCCACGAATTTCCCTTTATAGGAAGCTCCGAAAGCCTGGCAGGCGTCCTCCACGAGAAACAGGCCGCGGCTCTTGCAGATCTCCCGCAGCGGGTCCACATCTGCCGCCGCGCCGCACATATGCACCGGCATGACCACTTTGGTGCGGGGCGTGATGGCCTTTTTCACGGCATCCGGGCTGAGACAGAGGGTGTCGTCCACGTCCACGAGAATCGGAGTAGCCCCCGCCGCAATGATGGACTCAAAACTGGCGACGAAGGTGAACGTGGGCATGATGACCTCGTCCCCGCTTCCGACGCCCAGGGCCGCCAGAGCCGTTGTCAGAGCCGCGGTTCCGTCCGCCAGCAACAGAGCGTAAGCGGCGCCCGATCGCTTGCGGATGGCCTCTTCCATCTCCCGGGCCTTCCAATGTCCGGCGCGAACTCCGCTGAACCCGTAGCGCATCAGAATACCCGTTTCCATTACCTCCGCGACCTGCGCGCGTTCCTTTTCGTCAAACAGCTCATAACCGGCCATAATTATCCCAGTCCTCCCCTGATAAATATTCCTGCTAAATATTCCCGCTCCGCTTCATCAGCGCCTCGAAGCGATGGACATCCTCCGGCGTGTCGATTTCCACCGTGTCCACGTTCGTTTCGATACAGCGGATAACTCCGCCTTTTTCCAGCACCCGAAGCATCTCCAGACTTTCCGCCCGCTCCAGCGGAGTGCGAGACCGGGTTGCGAACTCCAAAAGGGCCTCTCTGCGCCAGGCGTAGGGCCCGATATGCTTGAAACGCGCCGTCTTCGGATCCCCGTCCCTTGAAAAAGGGATGGGAGAGCGGCTGAAATACAGAGCCCTCCCCTTTTCATCAAACACCATCTTGACAACGGAAGTTCGCTCCACCTCGTCCGGGTTTTCGATGCGTTTGGCCAGAACGGCCAGCGTCACCTCCGGATCCCGTCGCAGAGCCTCCACCATGGGATCGATCATTTTAGGTTCCACCATGGGGTCGTCGCCCTGCACGTTCAGCACGAACCGGGAAGGAACACGTTCCGCCGCCCAGGCCACCCGATCGCCTCCTGTGGGCAGTTCCGACGGGGTCATCATCGCCTCGCCTCCCGCCTTTTCCACCAGAGACGCGATCGCCTCACAGTCGGTCGCGACAATCACCCGATCCACGGAGGCGCTTTTTCGCACCCCCTCCCACACCCATAAAACCAGTTCCTTCCCGCAGAGCTTCAGAAGCGGTTTACCGGGCAGTCTCGTGCTTCCATAGCGCGCGGGAATGACGGCCAGCGTTTCGATCATGGCGAACAGAGAGCAAACTCCGAAAAATCACGCGGCAACAATTCTCGCGTAAACATCCCGCAGAAAGTCACGGGTGACCGTTTTTTCCCAGCCCTCGCCGAAATGGCTCAGCCAGAGCTTATCCATGCCGAGAGCCGTCTGTACCATTTTATCGATCTGAGAGGCGTCTATTCCGTAATCTCTGGCTTTGGGAACGGGGATTGCGTTGATTTTCATAAATTGAAGGGTTTCCTCGTATCCGCCGTCCCGGTAAAGGTCGGCCAGGGCCAGCATGGAGATCGTCACGGAGACGCTGTGGGGAAGGGTGGGCCCGGAGTTGCTCAGGCCGTAAGAGATGGCGTGGCTGGCTCCGACCCGGCCTCCCACAGTGCTGCTCGCTCCCAGCACGGAGGCGCGGACGGATCGTATTGCCGTTTCCAGGTCGTAGTTCGACAGGTCACGGGACAAAACCTGCCGGGACAGTTCAAGGCCGTCCTTCGCGTCCAGAATCGCGTTCGGTTCGCTGGTTTTGCTGTGGGTGATTTCGCAGTGATGATAGTAGCAGTCCATCATCGTAAAGAAGCGATTGAATTTTCGAACTCCCTCTGAGAGCTGCGGGTCGATAATCGCCACCCGCGCCGCCACGAGAGGCGTGTTGATGCCCAGCTTCTTTTCGGGCCCCCTCAGTACCGCGATGGGGGTCAGCTCCGCCCCCGTTCCGTTCAGGGTGGGGACGACCCATACATCCACCCCTCGCACCATGTCGAAGCCCCAGCCCTGGTAGTCCGCGGCGCTTTTGGGATTTTTCAGGCATATTCCCACGGCCTTGGCCAGGTCCATGGTTCCGCCGCCTCCCACGCCAACAATGACGTCCGGGTCCAGCTTCTCCTCTCGAAGGAGTTTCACCAGCGCATCCACGTCTTTTGTTCGAGGCTCCGACGCGGTCGCGTCAAACAAAAATAAAAATTTCCCCTTCTCCGCCAGAATCGGCCCAAACTTTTCCTGACCGCTCAGGGCTTTGTCCACAATGAAAAAAGGACGACTCTTTTCCTGACGCAACAGGTCAAAAAGATCCTTCACCCCGTCCTTCGACAGGACAATTTTTCCAGGGATCTCCGTCCGCCACCATCTTGCGGACCGGACGAACCCTTCCAGCGTTTCCTTCGGCATTCTCCGATACCTCCCTGCAGTTCCCTGAGAACATCTTCCAAATATTATTCTACCTGTCACAGACAATTATCACGATATTTTAATAGGAATTGGCAATACAGGCAAATTTTCCTCCACCAATTTTCTTCCACCAATCTCCTCTGTCAATTTTTCAACGGCGGGACTGCACCAGGCCCGCTCCAATTTCGAAGGCTCTTTTGCAGTCTTTGGGGAACTGCTCCCGACGCACCTCGGCCTTGGCGGCGGGGTCGAAAAGAGGAACGTCGTACTTCGCGTAATCGTCGAACTGCCAGGTGTCGTTGGACGTCATATATCTCGCCCTGCCGTTCAGAAAGGAGAGAAAATGCATGTGACTTTTGAAGAGAAAATCGTAACCGGAGGTTTTCATGCGCTCCTCCGTGGCGTTCATGGAATAAATGAAGCCCGCGTTGGTTTTGCCTTTGTACTCCGACCGGTTTTCGGCCCGATAGGCCAGATTCGAATAGATCAGCCGCTCCAAAAACGCCCGCGTCTGGCTCGTCACGTCCCAGAGGTAGATCGGGGACCCGATCAGCAGTCCCCCATATTCCGCCATACGGTCCAAAATACTGCTCAGATCGTCTCTGACGGCGCATCTTCCGGGATGACCGCCCTCTTTCACTCTGCATCGAAAACAGCTGACGCAGCCCCTGAAGTTCAGGTCGTACAGGTTGACGATCTCTTCCGTCTCTCCGCCGACGGACTTCGCCCCTTCCAGAGCATGCTCCAGCAGTTTCGACGTGTTCCAGCCTTTTCTTGGACTGCCATTGACCGCAAGAATTTTCATTATCTCTCCCCTCGCCTTTCCGTCATATTACGGGCTGTAACGATAAACACGACAGGACTCCTTTTCTTTCGGGATCCTGTCGTGTCGTTGTCATTTCTCAATGATTCAATAAAGGGATTTTCTTCACTCGAAAAATTTGTCCGCATAGACGTACAGAGCGGGGGAACCGCCGGTGTGAAGAAAGAGGATTTTGTCTTTTTTCGCAAAATGTCCTTTTTTGATCAGGTCGATCATTCCGGCCATGGCCTTGCCCGTGTAAACGGGATCGAGAAGAATGGCCTCGGTGCGGGCGACAAGCTTCACAGCCTCGATCATCCCCTTTGTGGGGCGGGAATAGCCCTCTCCGATGTAATCGTCAAAAACAACGACGTCCTCCCGGGAAAGGGGCGTGCGGATTCCCATTTTGTCGAAAAGTTTTTGTGTCAGCGCGTAAACGGCGCTGCTTTGGGCCTCTTTTTTGCGATTGATGCCAATGCCCGTAACCGGAATGTTTGCGTTGTTGCCCAGGATTCCCGTCAGCACTCCGGCATGGGTCCCCGTACTGCCGCTGGTGAGTATGATATTGTCAAAATTTACGCCCATCTCGAAGGACTGCTCCAGCAGTTCCTGCGCGCAGGCGACGTAACCCAGCGCGCCGATCTCGTTGCTGCCGCCGCCGGGGATGATGTAGGGTTTGCGCCCCTTCGAGGCAAGGGCATCGGCCACTTTCTGCATCTCGGCCGCCATATCCGCGCCCCCGTCCACCACGTGGAACCCTTCGGCCCCCAGAAGGTGAAACAGGAAATTGTTGCCGCCGGCACGTTCGTCATAGCTGTTCGGGACGCGCTGCTCAAGGACGAGGTGACATTTCAGCCCCTCTTTGACGGCCGCGGCAAGGGTCAAACGGCAGTGGTTCGACTGGACGGCTCCGCAGGTGATCACGGTGTCGGCGCCCTGGTTCAGCGCGTCGGCCATTAAAAATTCCAGCTTCCGCGTCTTGTTCCCGCCGCCGGCCAGTCCAAGAAGATCGTCGCGCTTCATGTAGATCGTCGGCCCGCCCAGCGCGTCGCTAAGGTTCCGCAGCTCCTCTATAGGCGTCTGATAAGGCGTATAACGGCGACGGGGATATTGACTCAGATTCATTGACACTCACTCCTGACAGAGAGAAATTTTTCTTTTCAATTTATGCCCATTTCTCAAAGCCGTCAATAGTTTTTCGAGTTACGAATCGACACAACAGGCGCAGATGATTTGCAGGCCCCAATAATGGCGGGCGTACACACATATCATGGAAGGGACCCCGTGCCACGCAAAAGCGCCGTACAGACCGAAAAAGGTGTACGGCGCTTTCTATGGGGGATTTATTGTTGATTATTTTTGCGTTATTTTTGCTTTACTTCAGGAAACTCTCCCGGTTATAAGGAATACCCTCGTTGTACTCCTTCAGAAGGCGAACAACCTTGCCGCTCAGGAAAAGCAGAGCCAGCAGGTTCGGAAAAACCATCACGCCGTTGAAGAAATCCGCCAGTTCCCAAACCAGGTCGATTTTAAGAACGCTTCCGGCCAAAATGAAAGCCATGACAAGAACCTGGAACGGACGCAGTGCCCTCACTCCAAAAAGATAACGGATGTTGGTCTCCGCGAAGTAGTACCAGCCGATAATCGTGGAAAAAGCGAAGAAAAGAAGGCACATCGCGATGAAGGCGTGTCCGTAGCTGCCCAGGAGACTTTGGGAAAACGCCTGCTGAACCAGCGCAATGCCGCGAAGCGTGGGCTGGCCGTTCTCAAAAACGATCGTATTGGAGGACAAAACCGCGAACACGGTGATGTTCAGGACGATGAACGTATCGATGAAAACGGAGACAATACCCAGAACTCCCTGCTCCACAGGGTGTTTCACCTTCGCGGCGGCATGGGCGTGAGGCGTGGAACCCATACCGGCCTCGTTGGAAAACAGACCCCGGGCAATTCCGTAACGGGCCACCTGCGCTACGGATATACCGAGAACGCCGCCCCATACGGACTGGGCGTTGAACGCGCCGTGGAAAATACTGCTGAACACCATGGGGATCTGATCGAAGTTTTTGATGATGATCACCCCGCCCACCACAACGTAGAGAATCGCCATGAAGGGAACGATTTTCTCCGTCACGGCGGCAATTCGGCTGATGCCGCCCACAAAGATCATTCCGGCGAGAAGGGCCAGGACGACCCCCACCAGCAGTCGGGAAAATCCGAAGGCCGTGACAAACGCGTCAGTAATGGAGTTGGCCTGCACCATATTTCCCATGAAGCCCAGGGCCAGAATGAGGGCGACCGCAAAAAACGCCGCCATTGCCTTCGACAGAAAATTGTCGCCCAGTCCTTTGGAAATGTAATAGGCCGGTCCGCCGACCACGTGCCCGTTCTGGTCCGTCGTTCGGTAGAGCTGCGCAAGACAGGCCTCGGCAAAAATGGTCGCCATACCCAGAAAAGCCGCGATCCACATCCAGAAAATAGCTCCGGGCCCACCCGCAATAAGCGCGGTTACCGCTCCCACCAGGTTGCCCGTTCCCACCTGCGCGGCGATGGCCGTGGCCAGAGCCTGGAAGGAACTCATTCCGTCCTTGCCGGCGGTCACGCCAAAGAAAGAAAAATCACCCAGCAGCCGCTTGACCGCTGTGCCGAACCTGGTCACCTGAACCCCCTTCAGGATAAGGGTGAACCAAAGTCCGGTGAGACACAGCAAACCGATAAGACAATAGGGACCCCACAGGAAACTGTTTGCGTCCACGGTCCATTTCAGGATACTGTCAGCCATAGATATACTCGCTTGTGCTTCCATCAAAATTCCTCCCCTAAGGTAAATATCTCCAGAATTTCTT of Synergistaceae bacterium contains these proteins:
- a CDS encoding YfcC family protein; this translates as MGEESKGQSSGNLQESRVEKKKFRLPHIYVLLVSIIFLCAIASWILPAGEFDRTQNAAGRTVVVAGTWHPVAPSPVGPFGAVRAIYGGLVDAAGVVFFVFVAYASISLLLSSGAFNGLVAGLLKVFRGKSRAVVIPIFMIIMGVGASTVGIFEEALPFIPIFAGIAIAMGYDAIVGVAIIGLGVGLGYSGAVMNPFTVGIAQSVAELPPMSGWGYRLICHLSMVVVGALYTMHYAMKIQADPTKSLVYGEDFSKLAMDEKTLSEQPFGLREKLVLLAFGAMIVLVVYGTQAYGWYFEEICAVFLIMGAVTAIIMGWGPNQVAEKMVGSLCDVTMACMMIGLARGILVVLRQGHIIDTVVYGLSIPLAGLPNWLAGEAMLLTQTLLNFLIPSGSGQAATSMPIMTPLADVLGVSRQVAVLAFQFGDGISNILWPTAFAPVVAALGGVKLGTWWKWFVPLFGWILLTQMVLVAVAISIGW
- a CDS encoding amidohydrolase translates to MDQKNMDQKNSEQKNLEQIVKKAVEKHRKAAVALSDDLGAHPELPHKEFESSAKIVDLLKKAGFQVEYPFCGYKTAFSALLDNGEGPDAAIMVEYDALPDIGHGCGHNLHGSLSVLAGLALLELRDRYRGRIHVIGTPGEEGDGAKVGMAAKGVFDGMAVAMMMHSIGGGVCQPDMDALSLRCLEMEFRGRSAHAVAAPWEGRSALAAARKFLDLIDARRECFTPDIHVNGVILEGGKTPNIIPELVRLLVEFRTNSSAKLRSVDEMVQKCAEAAAMALECRVTWNATFSDFADMIRVSALEKEVERILTGLGERVSEVTPPIGSTDVGNVSYCCPAIQPLMAITDEPLVLHTAEFAAATLKPRAHQAMARGAETLALLALKILNDGDFRRAVREDFTRQLDLKNNRK
- a CDS encoding DegT/DnrJ/EryC1/StrS family aminotransferase translates to MAGYELFDEKERAQVAEVMETGILMRYGFSGVRAGHWKAREMEEAIRKRSGAAYALLLADGTAALTTALAALGVGSGDEVIMPTFTFVASFESIIAAGATPILVDVDDTLCLSPDAVKKAITPRTKVVMPVHMCGAAADVDPLREICKSRGLFLVEDACQAFGASYKGKFVGSLGDAGCYSFDFNKMVTCGEGGAVVTNDEKLYKRADMYHDHGHDHLNEDRGAEGHPFPGYNYRISELHAAIGCAQIGKLDNFLSRQRRNKKPFKEELSAIPEVTFRRLPDPEGDCATFLSFFMPDETLARLAAQSLKEAGTEGVFHWYDNNWHYVRNWLHLKERRFANAISPNILEGMPDYSKADFSGSDRWMARCISITIKLGWSEEDALSRAKKAAAAIKKIL
- the kdsB gene encoding 3-deoxy-manno-octulosonate cytidylyltransferase, whose amino-acid sequence is MIETLAVIPARYGSTRLPGKPLLKLCGKELVLWVWEGVRKSASVDRVIVATDCEAIASLVEKAGGEAMMTPSELPTGGDRVAWAAERVPSRFVLNVQGDDPMVEPKMIDPMVEALRRDPEVTLAVLAKRIENPDEVERTSVVKMVFDEKGRALYFSRSPIPFSRDGDPKTARFKHIGPYAWRREALLEFATRSRTPLERAESLEMLRVLEKGGVIRCIETNVDTVEIDTPEDVHRFEALMKRSGNI
- a CDS encoding iron-containing alcohol dehydrogenase — encoded protein: MPKETLEGFVRSARWWRTEIPGKIVLSKDGVKDLFDLLRQEKSRPFFIVDKALSGQEKFGPILAEKGKFLFLFDATASEPRTKDVDALVKLLREEKLDPDVIVGVGGGGTMDLAKAVGICLKNPKSAADYQGWGFDMVRGVDVWVVPTLNGTGAELTPIAVLRGPEKKLGINTPLVAARVAIIDPQLSEGVRKFNRFFTMMDCYYHHCEITHSKTSEPNAILDAKDGLELSRQVLSRDLSNYDLETAIRSVRASVLGASSTVGGRVGASHAISYGLSNSGPTLPHSVSVTISMLALADLYRDGGYEETLQFMKINAIPVPKARDYGIDASQIDKMVQTALGMDKLWLSHFGEGWEKTVTRDFLRDVYARIVAA
- a CDS encoding flavodoxin family protein: MKILAVNGSPRKGWNTSKLLEHALEGAKSVGGETEEIVNLYDLNFRGCVSCFRCRVKEGGHPGRCAVRDDLSSILDRMAEYGGLLIGSPIYLWDVTSQTRAFLERLIYSNLAYRAENRSEYKGKTNAGFIYSMNATEERMKTSGYDFLFKSHMHFLSFLNGRARYMTSNDTWQFDDYAKYDVPLFDPAAKAEVRREQFPKDCKRAFEIGAGLVQSRR
- a CDS encoding D-cysteine desulfhydrase, encoding MNLSQYPRRRYTPYQTPIEELRNLSDALGGPTIYMKRDDLLGLAGGGNKTRKLEFLMADALNQGADTVITCGAVQSNHCRLTLAAAVKEGLKCHLVLEQRVPNSYDERAGGNNFLFHLLGAEGFHVVDGGADMAAEMQKVADALASKGRKPYIIPGGGSNEIGALGYVACAQELLEQSFEMGVNFDNIILTSGSTGTHAGVLTGILGNNANIPVTGIGINRKKEAQSSAVYALTQKLFDKMGIRTPLSREDVVVFDDYIGEGYSRPTKGMIEAVKLVARTEAILLDPVYTGKAMAGMIDLIKKGHFAKKDKILFLHTGGSPALYVYADKFFE
- a CDS encoding sodium:alanine symporter family protein; this encodes MADSILKWTVDANSFLWGPYCLIGLLCLTGLWFTLILKGVQVTRFGTAVKRLLGDFSFFGVTAGKDGMSSFQALATAIAAQVGTGNLVGAVTALIAGGPGAIFWMWIAAFLGMATIFAEACLAQLYRTTDQNGHVVGGPAYYISKGLGDNFLSKAMAAFFAVALILALGFMGNMVQANSITDAFVTAFGFSRLLVGVVLALLAGMIFVGGISRIAAVTEKIVPFMAILYVVVGGVIIIKNFDQIPMVFSSIFHGAFNAQSVWGGVLGISVAQVARYGIARGLFSNEAGMGSTPHAHAAAKVKHPVEQGVLGIVSVFIDTFIVLNITVFAVLSSNTIVFENGQPTLRGIALVQQAFSQSLLGSYGHAFIAMCLLFFAFSTIIGWYYFAETNIRYLFGVRALRPFQVLVMAFILAGSVLKIDLVWELADFFNGVMVFPNLLALLFLSGKVVRLLKEYNEGIPYNRESFLK